Proteins encoded together in one Bradyrhizobium sp. CB82 window:
- a CDS encoding TRAP transporter large permease subunit, whose product MTSIGHTPHVDAGMAAGASQAGRRRWVITANTVLGHVVAVPAAMLVLAEIAVLSAGIVGRYVFRSPIVWSDELAGILFLWLAMLGSVIAFQRGEHMRMTAIVGILSAEVRAFLDVVAAAASLAFLLLVVWPAYEFAADEAFVTTPALEIVNSWRASALPIGIGLMLIAAILRLIRIASLRSLLASLAIVAGIIATFVLLAPVLKPLGNLNLLIFFVVVVGAMVFAAVPIAFAFGLATVGYLALTTSTPDVVMIGRMDEGMSHLILLAVPLFVFLGLLIEMTGMARAMVSFLASLLGHVRGGLHYVLVGAMYLVSGISGSKAADMAAVAPVLFPEMRQRGAKPGDLVALLAATGAQTETIPPSLVLITIGSVTGVSISALFTGGLLPGVVLAVMLAAVVWWRYRREDLSHVKRATGREIGRAFVIAIPAIALPFVIRTAVVEGVATATEVSTIGILYSACAGLFIYRQFDWRRVYPMLVETASLSGAILLIIGAATGMAWALTQSGFSASLAKFMTSLPGGVPVFLAVTIVTFVILGSVLEGIPAIVLFGPLLFPIARQVGVHDVHYAMVVVLAMGIGLFAPPFGVGYYAACAISRINPDEGMKPIVGYMIALLIGTLIVAAVPWLSIGFL is encoded by the coding sequence ATGACCAGCATCGGCCATACGCCGCATGTCGATGCCGGTATGGCGGCCGGCGCGTCGCAGGCAGGCCGGCGCCGTTGGGTGATAACGGCGAACACGGTGCTTGGTCATGTCGTCGCGGTCCCGGCAGCAATGCTCGTCCTGGCGGAGATCGCCGTGCTGTCCGCAGGCATCGTGGGCAGATACGTGTTCCGATCGCCGATCGTCTGGTCCGACGAGCTTGCTGGCATTCTCTTCCTCTGGCTCGCCATGCTCGGATCCGTGATTGCATTCCAGCGCGGCGAACACATGCGGATGACCGCCATCGTCGGCATTCTCAGTGCGGAAGTTCGCGCATTCCTGGACGTCGTCGCGGCCGCGGCGTCGCTGGCATTTCTCCTGCTTGTCGTCTGGCCGGCCTATGAATTCGCCGCAGACGAGGCATTCGTCACCACGCCGGCGCTCGAGATCGTCAATAGCTGGCGTGCTTCGGCTTTGCCGATCGGGATCGGATTGATGCTGATCGCAGCGATTCTCCGGCTGATCCGGATCGCGAGCCTGCGCAGCCTGCTGGCGTCCTTGGCGATCGTCGCGGGCATCATCGCGACGTTCGTTCTGCTGGCGCCGGTCTTGAAGCCGCTCGGCAATCTGAATCTTCTGATTTTCTTCGTTGTCGTGGTTGGCGCCATGGTCTTCGCGGCCGTGCCGATCGCGTTCGCGTTCGGCCTCGCCACGGTCGGCTATCTCGCCCTGACAACCAGCACGCCCGACGTGGTGATGATCGGACGCATGGATGAGGGCATGAGTCATCTGATCCTGCTCGCGGTGCCGCTCTTCGTCTTTCTCGGCCTTCTGATCGAGATGACGGGGATGGCCCGCGCCATGGTCAGCTTCCTGGCAAGCCTTCTGGGTCACGTGCGCGGCGGATTGCACTACGTCCTGGTCGGGGCGATGTACCTGGTCTCAGGCATCTCCGGGTCCAAGGCGGCGGACATGGCTGCCGTAGCTCCGGTGTTGTTTCCCGAGATGCGGCAACGCGGGGCCAAGCCTGGCGATCTCGTTGCGCTCCTGGCCGCAACGGGTGCGCAGACCGAGACCATCCCACCATCGCTTGTTCTGATCACGATCGGCTCGGTGACCGGTGTGTCGATCTCGGCGCTGTTCACGGGTGGGTTGCTCCCAGGCGTCGTGCTCGCGGTGATGCTCGCTGCGGTCGTCTGGTGGCGCTATCGCCGCGAGGACCTGTCCCACGTCAAGAGGGCGACGGGGCGGGAGATCGGCCGCGCCTTTGTCATCGCGATTCCTGCCATCGCGCTGCCATTCGTGATCCGGACCGCCGTCGTCGAAGGCGTTGCGACGGCAACGGAGGTCTCTACCATCGGCATTCTGTACTCGGCCTGCGCGGGTCTCTTCATCTATCGCCAGTTCGACTGGCGCCGCGTCTACCCGATGCTGGTCGAGACGGCTTCGCTGTCGGGAGCGATTTTGCTCATCATCGGCGCGGCAACAGGCATGGCCTGGGCGCTGACCCAATCGGGATTTTCCGCCTCTCTTGCCAAGTTCATGACGAGCCTTCCCGGCGGCGTCCCTGTCTTCCTGGCGGTGACGATCGTGACCTTCGTGATTCTGGGCAGTGTGCTGGAAGGGATCCCGGCGATCGTCCTCTTCGGACCGCTTCTGTTCCCGATCGCGCGACAGGTCGGTGTGCACGATGTCCACTATGCGATGGTGGTCGTTCTTGCGATGGGCATCGGCCTGTTCGCGCCGCCGTTCGGCGTCGGTTACTATGCGGCCTGCGCCATCAGCCGCATCAATCCGGACGAAGGCATGAAAC
- a CDS encoding TRAP transporter substrate-binding protein: MTVSKPGSISRRSLLMAATAVPLCGILTRPASAAEFVYKFATGQDPTHPVNVRAQEAINRIHEATSGRLEIRLFPANQLGSDTELMTQVRSGGVEFFNQSSSILATLVPSAGIVNTGFAFADYDSVWKAMDGDLGTYIRAQIAKTPIMAVSKAWDNGFRQVTSSGREVRTPDDLKNFQIRVPPAPLLTSLFKALGAGPTSINFNEVYSALQTKVVDGQENPLPIIATARLYEVQSTCSLTGHVWDGYWILGNKRAFERLPKDVQEIVTRELDRSAIDQRADIAKLSQSLRTDLSAKGFKFIDIERAAFRHALSKTSFYADWKGKFGEEAWSQLEKAAGQLS, from the coding sequence ATGACTGTCTCGAAGCCCGGAAGCATCAGTCGTCGTTCGCTGTTGATGGCGGCCACGGCCGTGCCGCTCTGCGGGATTCTGACCCGTCCAGCGTCTGCCGCCGAGTTTGTCTACAAGTTCGCGACCGGACAGGATCCGACGCATCCGGTGAATGTCCGGGCACAGGAAGCGATCAATCGTATCCACGAAGCGACCAGCGGCCGGCTGGAGATCAGGCTGTTTCCGGCCAACCAGCTCGGCTCCGACACCGAGCTCATGACCCAAGTTCGCAGCGGTGGCGTCGAGTTCTTCAATCAATCATCCTCGATTCTTGCCACCCTGGTCCCGAGCGCGGGGATTGTGAACACCGGCTTCGCATTCGCCGACTACGACAGCGTTTGGAAGGCGATGGATGGCGACCTCGGCACCTATATTCGGGCGCAGATTGCCAAGACGCCAATCATGGCGGTGTCGAAGGCGTGGGACAATGGCTTTCGTCAGGTAACCTCGTCGGGCCGCGAGGTGCGTACGCCGGATGACCTGAAGAATTTCCAGATCCGCGTTCCGCCTGCGCCGCTGCTCACTTCGCTCTTCAAGGCGCTCGGCGCCGGGCCGACGTCGATCAACTTCAACGAGGTTTATTCCGCGCTGCAGACCAAGGTCGTCGATGGCCAAGAGAATCCGTTGCCCATCATCGCGACCGCGCGGCTCTATGAGGTGCAGAGCACATGCAGCCTGACGGGGCACGTCTGGGACGGCTACTGGATCCTCGGCAACAAGCGCGCCTTCGAGCGCCTGCCCAAGGACGTGCAGGAGATCGTGACACGCGAGCTTGACCGCTCCGCCATCGATCAGCGCGCCGACATCGCAAAGCTGAGCCAGTCATTGCGGACCGACCTCTCCGCCAAAGGTTTTAAGTTCATCGACATCGAGCGAGCCGCCTTCCGCCACGCCCTGTCGAAGACCAGCTTCTACGCCGACTGGAAGGGCAAGTTTGGCGAAGAGGCGTGGTCCCAGCTCGAAAAAGCCGCGGGCCAGCTATCATGA
- a CDS encoding transketolase family protein, with the protein MKTVRSAPQPGKSRLTTSAMIASIAAEGQKTKPAPFGHALVELARSRPDVVGMTADLGKYTDLHIFAKEFPDRYYQMGMAEQLLFGAASGLAAEGFMPFATTYAVFASRRAYDFIHQTIAEEDRNVKIVCALPGLTSGYGPSHQAAEDLALFRAMPNMTVIDPCDAHEIEQLVPAIAAHQGPVYTRLLRGQVPLVLDEYNYKFELGKAKLIRDGKDALVISSGIMTMRALEGAQALKGDSADVAVLHVPTIKPLDTKTILREAGKPGRLVVVAENHTTIGGLGEAIAALLMRSGVHPPFRQIALPDEFLDAGALPTLHDRYGISTAEVARQIKQWL; encoded by the coding sequence ATGAAGACCGTCAGATCAGCACCGCAGCCGGGTAAGTCGCGCCTGACCACCTCCGCCATGATCGCATCGATCGCGGCCGAGGGACAGAAGACGAAACCGGCGCCTTTTGGGCACGCCCTCGTCGAGCTCGCACGCAGCCGCCCTGATGTGGTCGGCATGACGGCCGATCTCGGGAAATACACCGACCTGCACATCTTCGCGAAGGAATTTCCGGACCGCTACTACCAGATGGGTATGGCGGAACAGCTTCTGTTCGGCGCCGCTTCGGGCCTTGCCGCGGAAGGCTTCATGCCGTTCGCGACCACCTACGCCGTGTTCGCATCGCGGCGGGCTTACGATTTCATCCACCAGACGATTGCGGAGGAAGACCGCAACGTGAAGATCGTTTGCGCATTGCCCGGTCTGACCTCCGGCTATGGCCCCAGCCATCAGGCCGCAGAGGATCTGGCGCTATTTCGTGCGATGCCGAACATGACGGTCATCGATCCCTGCGATGCCCATGAAATCGAGCAGCTGGTGCCTGCCATCGCGGCGCATCAGGGGCCGGTCTACACCCGCCTTTTGCGCGGCCAGGTGCCGCTCGTTCTGGACGAATACAATTACAAGTTCGAGCTCGGGAAGGCCAAGCTGATCCGCGACGGGAAGGACGCCCTGGTGATCTCGTCCGGCATCATGACCATGCGTGCGCTCGAGGGGGCGCAAGCCTTGAAGGGCGACAGCGCCGATGTTGCGGTACTTCACGTTCCAACCATTAAGCCGCTGGACACTAAGACGATCTTGCGTGAAGCCGGCAAGCCGGGTCGCCTTGTCGTTGTTGCCGAAAACCACACCACAATCGGCGGACTTGGCGAGGCGATTGCCGCACTCTTGATGCGTTCAGGCGTTCATCCGCCTTTCCGCCAGATTGCGTTGCCGGACGAGTTTCTTGATGCCGGCGCACTCCCGACACTGCACGACCGCTATGGAATTTCCACCGCAGAGGTCGCAAGGCAGATCAAGCAGTGGCTTTAG
- a CDS encoding transketolase, which yields MKTPTNTLTNAPKLADRAYNIRRNALRMGEVQGQGYIAQALDISDVLAVAYFHAMRYRPEDPTWEGRDRFLLSNGHYAIALYAALIEAGIVPEEELETYGSDESRLPMSGMASYTPGMEMSGGSLGLGLSIAVGMGLGLKRKKSEARVYTLFSDGELDEGSVWEAIQSAGHYKLDNLIGIVDVNNQQADGPSTQVMAFEPLVDKLQAFGWFVQRIDGNDLDAVVAAFDAAKSHSEPKPRMIIADTLMGKGVPFLEQREKNHFIRVEQHEWQLALAALEAGR from the coding sequence ATGAAAACGCCGACCAACACGCTTACCAACGCGCCCAAGCTGGCGGACCGCGCCTACAACATTCGCCGCAACGCGCTGCGCATGGGTGAAGTCCAGGGCCAAGGCTATATCGCACAGGCGCTGGACATCTCCGATGTTCTCGCCGTGGCTTACTTTCACGCGATGCGCTACCGGCCTGAAGATCCGACATGGGAGGGGCGGGACCGCTTTCTGCTCTCCAACGGGCACTATGCCATCGCCCTTTACGCTGCATTGATCGAGGCGGGAATTGTACCCGAAGAAGAACTCGAAACGTACGGAAGCGACGAGAGCCGCCTGCCGATGTCGGGCATGGCCTCCTACACGCCCGGAATGGAAATGTCGGGCGGCTCGCTCGGACTTGGGCTCAGCATCGCCGTCGGCATGGGCCTCGGGCTCAAGCGCAAGAAATCCGAGGCACGGGTCTACACCTTGTTCTCCGATGGCGAGCTTGACGAAGGCTCGGTCTGGGAGGCCATCCAGTCGGCAGGCCATTACAAGCTCGACAATCTGATAGGAATCGTCGACGTCAACAATCAGCAGGCGGACGGTCCTTCCACGCAGGTCATGGCCTTCGAGCCGCTGGTCGACAAGCTTCAGGCCTTCGGCTGGTTCGTGCAGCGCATCGACGGCAACGATCTCGATGCCGTGGTTGCCGCGTTCGATGCCGCCAAATCCCATTCCGAGCCCAAGCCGCGGATGATCATCGCCGATACGCTGATGGGGAAGGGGGTTCCTTTCCTCGAGCAACGCGAGAAGAACCATTTTATTCGCGTCGAGCAGCACGAATGGCAGCTCGCGCTGGCTGCGTTGGAAGCCGGGAGGTAG
- a CDS encoding glucose 1-dehydrogenase: MLLSGKTAIISGAASPRGIGLATARRFAAEGARVAILDIDAGAAADAAASLRQSHIGLRCDVADQSSCEQAVARVVEAFGGVDVLINNAGITQPVKLLEITAADWDRIQDVNLKGVLFLSQAVIPHMRTRKSGSIACMSSVSAQRGGGIFGGPHYSAAKAGVLGLAKAMAREFGPDGIRVNCVTPGLIGTDITAGKLSDEMRAKILEGIPLNRLGTAEDVAGIYTFLASDLSAYVTGAVIDVNGGMLIH; encoded by the coding sequence ATGCTGCTCAGCGGTAAGACGGCGATCATTTCGGGTGCGGCTTCGCCGCGCGGCATCGGGCTCGCTACTGCCCGGCGGTTCGCCGCCGAGGGTGCTCGGGTCGCCATTCTGGATATCGACGCCGGCGCTGCGGCCGATGCTGCGGCATCGCTTAGACAGTCCCACATCGGACTACGGTGCGACGTCGCCGACCAATCGTCCTGCGAGCAGGCGGTGGCGCGCGTGGTCGAAGCCTTCGGCGGCGTCGATGTCCTGATCAACAACGCCGGCATCACCCAGCCGGTGAAGCTCTTGGAAATTACGGCGGCCGATTGGGATCGCATCCAGGACGTCAATCTGAAGGGAGTCCTGTTCCTCTCCCAGGCCGTGATCCCGCACATGCGTACGCGCAAGTCCGGATCGATCGCCTGCATGTCGTCGGTTTCGGCGCAGCGTGGCGGCGGAATTTTCGGCGGCCCGCACTATTCGGCCGCGAAGGCCGGCGTGCTCGGCCTCGCCAAGGCGATGGCCCGCGAGTTCGGTCCAGACGGAATCCGCGTCAATTGCGTCACGCCGGGCCTGATCGGCACGGATATCACGGCGGGCAAGCTGAGCGACGAGATGAGGGCGAAGATACTGGAAGGCATTCCGCTCAATCGTCTCGGCACGGCTGAAGACGTCGCCGGGATCTACACCTTCCTGGCCTCGGATCTATCTGCCTACGTCACGGGTGCGGTCATCGACGTCAACGGCGGCATGCTTATCCACTGA
- a CDS encoding LysR substrate-binding domain-containing protein, with protein MLSNVPISAIRAFEAAARTGSFRDAANELHLTPSAVSHAIRKLEATLRTVLFERSARSVRLTPAGENLMRHTGAAFDQLRRGLEEVAARGPQLVRVHSAPSFAAQWLAPRLAQFLAAYPKLEVRLAASTDYARFSNDDFDIDIVYGPPRAEGVEIVPLPEETVTPLCSPSLARSIRKPADLVDQTLIRSDVKQIQWHQWFGANGLEAPALHGMRFDRSFLAIATAAEGLGVALESTLLAERELASGRLVAPLAGRANDIRYVGHRLIYPRASRQRLAVRAFADWLVTQLGGEDGGCSH; from the coding sequence ATGCTGTCGAATGTCCCAATATCGGCAATTCGTGCCTTTGAAGCCGCGGCCCGCACCGGATCGTTTCGCGATGCGGCGAATGAGCTTCACCTGACGCCGAGTGCAGTCAGTCATGCCATCCGCAAGCTTGAGGCCACGCTTCGCACGGTTCTGTTCGAACGCAGCGCGCGCTCCGTGCGGCTCACGCCGGCCGGCGAAAATCTGATGCGTCACACCGGAGCCGCGTTCGATCAGCTCCGCCGCGGCCTCGAGGAAGTCGCCGCACGCGGACCGCAATTGGTGCGCGTCCACTCCGCGCCGAGCTTTGCCGCGCAATGGCTAGCACCACGGCTCGCACAATTTCTCGCCGCTTACCCGAAGCTCGAAGTTCGGCTGGCTGCGAGCACGGACTACGCACGCTTCAGCAATGATGATTTCGACATCGACATCGTATACGGTCCGCCTCGTGCGGAGGGCGTCGAGATCGTCCCTCTTCCGGAGGAGACGGTCACTCCGCTCTGTTCGCCCTCGCTCGCAAGGTCCATAAGAAAGCCCGCGGATCTCGTCGATCAGACGCTCATCCGTTCAGACGTGAAGCAGATTCAATGGCACCAATGGTTCGGCGCCAATGGATTGGAAGCCCCCGCCCTTCACGGCATGAGATTCGACCGGAGCTTTCTGGCGATTGCGACGGCCGCTGAGGGATTGGGCGTGGCGTTGGAATCAACGCTGTTAGCGGAACGTGAACTAGCCAGCGGACGATTGGTGGCTCCCTTGGCGGGCCGCGCAAACGATATCCGCTACGTCGGTCACCGCTTAATCTACCCGCGCGCCAGCCGGCAGAGATTGGCAGTGCGGGCCTTTGCAGATTGGCTCGTGACGCAGCTTGGCGGCGAAGACGGCGGTTGCTCGCACTGA
- a CDS encoding flavin reductase family protein, translating to MNAILRPLVTEPGVPAAEFRSAMRHLTGGVSVITAGRGRDITGMTVTSVTSLSIDPPTLIVNINRDASSFPLIKRLGAFGVNVLNADQLDIAERFAGKGGLKGVDRFCGSNWNASASGTPLLVEALAAIDCEVEEIVERHSHGIIIGRVREIRSAARNAALAYWHGQYVAIDHEEDAIRMAQVSVPSQRRSRPGK from the coding sequence ATGAATGCCATCCTTCGTCCTCTCGTCACAGAACCCGGCGTGCCAGCCGCCGAATTCCGTAGCGCCATGCGACATCTGACCGGCGGCGTTAGCGTCATCACGGCCGGACGGGGCAGGGACATCACGGGCATGACGGTGACCTCGGTGACGTCGCTTTCGATCGATCCGCCGACGCTGATCGTCAACATCAATCGCGACGCCTCCTCGTTTCCGCTCATCAAGCGCCTCGGCGCCTTCGGCGTGAACGTCCTGAATGCCGATCAGCTTGACATTGCCGAGCGCTTTGCCGGCAAGGGCGGCCTGAAAGGTGTGGACCGATTTTGTGGCTCCAATTGGAACGCAAGCGCGTCGGGCACCCCGCTGCTCGTCGAAGCACTTGCCGCGATCGATTGCGAAGTCGAGGAGATCGTCGAGCGCCATTCACATGGTATCATCATCGGCCGCGTACGCGAGATCCGAAGTGCGGCCCGCAATGCGGCGCTCGCTTATTGGCACGGCCAGTACGTCGCGATCGATCACGAAGAGGATGCGATAAGGATGGCGCAAGTCAGCGTGCCCTCGCAAAGGCGTTCACGTCCCGGAAAGTAA
- a CDS encoding ATP-binding cassette domain-containing protein, protein MQTATRTILPEAELAPRVGFAPHARVLRDVQPAPSRGLPLNIRGLRKSFGDNEVLRGIDLHIPAGQFVAIVGKSGCGKSTLLRLIAGLEQITAGSISLGEIARPEDVRVIFQEPRLLPWARVLANVEVGLGRECAAADGRGRAEKALSEVGLADKRDQWPSVLSGGQKQRVALARALVSSPRVLAFDEPLGALDALTRISMQRLLERVWRDQGFTAILVTHDVAEAVALADRVLVIEDGRIAHDVAVSVPRPRERGSVANLEGSILRHLLLGDVRI, encoded by the coding sequence ATGCAGACAGCCACTCGTACCATCCTGCCCGAGGCCGAGCTCGCGCCCCGCGTCGGCTTCGCTCCGCATGCCCGCGTCCTGCGCGACGTTCAACCCGCGCCATCTCGCGGTCTGCCGCTGAATATCCGCGGCCTGCGCAAATCGTTCGGCGACAACGAGGTGCTGCGCGGGATCGACCTACACATACCCGCGGGGCAGTTTGTCGCCATCGTGGGCAAAAGCGGCTGCGGCAAGAGCACACTGCTGCGACTGATCGCGGGCCTGGAACAGATCACGGCCGGCAGCATCAGCCTCGGCGAGATCGCGCGGCCCGAGGACGTCCGCGTGATTTTCCAGGAGCCGCGGCTGTTGCCGTGGGCGCGGGTGCTCGCGAATGTCGAGGTCGGCCTCGGCCGCGAATGCGCCGCGGCGGACGGGCGTGGCCGTGCCGAGAAGGCGCTGAGCGAAGTCGGCCTCGCGGACAAGCGCGATCAGTGGCCCTCGGTGCTGTCAGGGGGCCAGAAGCAGCGCGTGGCGCTCGCCCGTGCGCTGGTCTCCAGCCCTCGCGTGCTGGCCTTCGACGAGCCGCTCGGCGCGCTCGATGCGCTGACGCGCATCTCCATGCAGCGCTTGCTCGAGCGCGTCTGGCGCGACCAGGGTTTCACCGCGATCCTGGTGACGCATGACGTCGCCGAGGCGGTGGCGCTCGCCGATCGCGTGCTGGTGATCGAGGACGGGCGCATCGCGCATGACGTGGCCGTTAGCGTGCCGCGGCCGCGCGAACGCGGGTCAGTGGCCAATCTAGAAGGCTCGATCCTGCGCCACCTGCTCTTAGGCGATGTGCGAATTTAG
- the ssuC gene encoding aliphatic sulfonate ABC transporter permease SsuC — protein MGLIDSASLPRSFRLPLADGLIQWIVPLTIVVLWQLACVSGFVPTRVLPAPSDVVLAGWKLLLSGELVSNIWVSFWRASIGFLIGGSIGFAFGLANGLSQLSSRLTDTTLQMVRNVPHLALIPLVILWFGIDESAKLFLVALGVFFPIYLNTLHGIRTVDPQLIEMGRIYGMSNSELFRRVIFPGALPSIFVGIRFALGIMWLTLIVAETIAASSGLGYMAMQAREFMLIDVVVLSILIYALLGKLADSASRVLERLTLCWHPAFQKP, from the coding sequence ATGGGCCTGATCGACAGCGCTTCATTGCCGCGCAGCTTTCGCCTGCCGCTGGCCGACGGTCTGATCCAGTGGATCGTGCCGCTCACCATCGTCGTGCTGTGGCAGCTCGCCTGCGTCAGCGGCTTCGTGCCGACACGGGTGCTGCCGGCGCCGAGCGACGTCGTTCTGGCGGGGTGGAAGCTGCTGCTCTCGGGCGAGCTCGTCAGCAACATCTGGGTCTCGTTCTGGCGCGCGTCGATCGGCTTCCTGATCGGCGGCAGCATCGGCTTCGCTTTCGGCCTTGCCAACGGCTTGTCGCAACTCTCCAGCAGGCTGACCGACACGACGCTCCAGATGGTGCGCAACGTGCCGCATCTGGCGCTGATCCCGCTGGTCATCCTGTGGTTCGGCATTGACGAGAGCGCAAAGCTGTTCCTGGTCGCGCTCGGCGTCTTCTTCCCGATCTACCTCAACACGCTGCATGGTATCCGCACCGTCGATCCCCAACTCATTGAGATGGGCCGCATCTACGGCATGAGCAACAGCGAATTGTTCCGCCGAGTGATCTTCCCGGGCGCGCTGCCCTCGATCTTCGTCGGCATCCGCTTCGCGCTCGGTATCATGTGGCTGACTCTGATCGTCGCGGAAACGATCGCCGCATCGTCGGGACTCGGCTATATGGCGATGCAGGCGCGCGAATTCATGTTGATCGATGTTGTCGTGCTCTCGATCCTTATCTACGCCCTGCTCGGCAAGCTCGCCGACAGCGCCTCCCGTGTGCTCGAGCGTCTGACGCTCTGCTGGCACCCCGCCTTCCAGAAACCCTGA
- the ssuD gene encoding FMNH2-dependent alkanesulfonate monooxygenase — translation MSKTTSKPSNANILWFLPTHGDGRYLGTGIGSREVNFNYLRQIAQAADQLGYYGVLLPTGRSCEDSWIVASSVAPFTERLRYLVAVRPGLQSPSVAARMTSTLDRISNGRLLVNVVTGGDPVENKGDGIFLGHDERYEVTREFLNVYSGLLGGKTVNHDGKYIRIEDGRLLFDPVQSPRPPLYFGGSSDAGIDVAVDTVDKYLTWGEPPALVAEKIAKVTEVAASRGRKLSFGIRLHVIVRETSEEAWRAANELIKHVSDETIATAQKNFARMDSVGQQRMARLHGGKRDKLEISPNLWAGVGLVRGGAGTALVGDAETVAARMREYQDVGIDTFIMSGYPHLEEAYRFAELIFPLLSLEQPSNVTRLHFNGGPFGETVGSDFRPQHKVSQSWA, via the coding sequence ATGAGTAAGACTACGAGCAAGCCGTCCAACGCCAACATCCTCTGGTTCCTGCCGACCCACGGCGACGGCCGCTATCTCGGCACCGGCATCGGCAGCCGCGAGGTCAATTTCAACTATCTGCGCCAGATCGCACAAGCGGCCGACCAGCTCGGCTATTACGGTGTGCTGCTGCCGACCGGGCGTTCTTGCGAGGATTCCTGGATCGTCGCCTCCAGCGTGGCGCCATTCACCGAGCGGCTGCGCTATCTCGTCGCTGTCAGGCCTGGCCTGCAATCGCCGAGCGTTGCGGCGCGCATGACATCGACACTCGACCGCATCTCGAATGGCCGGTTGCTCGTCAACGTCGTCACAGGCGGCGATCCCGTCGAGAACAAGGGAGACGGCATCTTTTTGGGCCATGACGAGCGTTACGAGGTCACGCGCGAATTCCTCAACGTCTATAGCGGCCTGCTCGGCGGCAAGACTGTCAACCACGACGGTAAGTACATCCGCATCGAGGATGGACGCCTCCTATTCGACCCCGTGCAGTCGCCGCGCCCGCCGCTCTATTTCGGCGGCTCATCCGATGCCGGCATCGACGTCGCGGTCGACACCGTCGACAAATATCTCACCTGGGGCGAGCCCCCTGCGCTGGTCGCCGAGAAGATCGCGAAGGTGACGGAGGTCGCTGCCTCCCGCGGCCGAAAACTCTCCTTCGGCATCCGCCTTCACGTGATTGTTCGCGAGACCAGTGAAGAGGCATGGCGGGCTGCCAACGAGCTGATCAAGCATGTCAGCGACGAGACCATCGCCACCGCGCAGAAGAACTTTGCTCGCATGGATTCGGTCGGCCAGCAACGCATGGCGCGGCTCCATGGCGGCAAGCGCGACAAGCTCGAGATCAGCCCGAACCTGTGGGCTGGTGTCGGCCTCGTGCGCGGCGGCGCCGGCACGGCCCTGGTGGGTGACGCCGAGACCGTCGCGGCTCGCATGAGAGAGTACCAGGATGTCGGCATCGATACCTTCATCATGTCGGGCTACCCGCATCTGGAGGAAGCCTATCGCTTTGCCGAGCTGATCTTCCCGCTGCTCTCGCTGGAGCAGCCCTCCAACGTCACGAGACTTCACTTCAACGGTGGTCCTTTCGGCGAGACGGTCGGCAGCGATTTCCGTCCGCAGCACAAGGTGTCGCAGTCATGGGCCTGA